In Felis catus isolate Fca126 chromosome E1, F.catus_Fca126_mat1.0, whole genome shotgun sequence, the following proteins share a genomic window:
- the LOC101089059 gene encoding ADP-ribosylation factor 2 isoform X2 has translation MDDWLAAVPAPAPVAILQRGAEIRKAVVRVTVPCAAAGFNVETVEYKNISFTVWDVGGQDKIRPLWRHYFQNTQGLIFVVDSNDRERVNEAREELTRMLAEDELRDAVLLVFVNKQDLPNAMNAAEITDKLGLHSLRQRNWYIQATCATSGDGLYEGLDWLSNQLKNQK, from the exons ATGGATGATTGGTTGGCTGCCGTTCCCGCCCCCGCGCCAGTCGCCATTTTGCAGAGGGGAGCCGAAATCCGAAAGGCAGTGGTGCGGGTAACGGTGCCCTGTGCGGCGGCAG GTTTCAATGTGGAAACggtagaatataaaaatatcagcTTCACAGTCTGGGATGTTGGTGGCCAGGACAAAATCAGACCTTTGTGGCGACATTATTTCCAGAACACCCAAG GCCTGATTTTCGTGGTTGACAGTAATGACAGAGAGCGGGTCAATGAGGCCCGAGAAGAACTAACCAGAATGTTGGCAGAAGATGAGCTCAGAGATGCAGTTTTATTGGTGTTTGTAAATAAACAG gatcTTCCGAATGCTATGAACGCAGCGGAGATAACAGACAAGCTCGGCTTACATTCCCTCCGCCAGAGAAACTGGTACATTCAGGCCACTTGTGCCACCAGTGGAGATGGGCTTTACGAAGGCCTGGACTGGCTCTCCAACCAGCTCAAAAACCAGAAGTGA
- the LOC101089059 gene encoding ADP-ribosylation factor 2 isoform X1, translated as MGNVFEKLFKSLFGKKEMRILMVGLDAAGKTTILYKLKLGEIVTTIPTIGFNVETVEYKNISFTVWDVGGQDKIRPLWRHYFQNTQGLIFVVDSNDRERVNEAREELTRMLAEDELRDAVLLVFVNKQDLPNAMNAAEITDKLGLHSLRQRNWYIQATCATSGDGLYEGLDWLSNQLKNQK; from the exons ATGGGGAACGTTTTTGAAAAACTGTTTAAAAGTCTGTTTGGGAAAAAAGAGATGCGGATTCTTATGGTGGGTTTGGATGCAGCTGGAAAAACCACCATCTTGTATAAATTGAAACTGGGAGAGATTGTGACTACCATCCCTACAATAG GTTTCAATGTGGAAACggtagaatataaaaatatcagcTTCACAGTCTGGGATGTTGGTGGCCAGGACAAAATCAGACCTTTGTGGCGACATTATTTCCAGAACACCCAAG GCCTGATTTTCGTGGTTGACAGTAATGACAGAGAGCGGGTCAATGAGGCCCGAGAAGAACTAACCAGAATGTTGGCAGAAGATGAGCTCAGAGATGCAGTTTTATTGGTGTTTGTAAATAAACAG gatcTTCCGAATGCTATGAACGCAGCGGAGATAACAGACAAGCTCGGCTTACATTCCCTCCGCCAGAGAAACTGGTACATTCAGGCCACTTGTGCCACCAGTGGAGATGGGCTTTACGAAGGCCTGGACTGGCTCTCCAACCAGCTCAAAAACCAGAAGTGA